From a region of the Theobroma cacao cultivar B97-61/B2 chromosome 8, Criollo_cocoa_genome_V2, whole genome shotgun sequence genome:
- the LOC18592298 gene encoding nodulation-signaling pathway 2 protein has translation MAMAIDNAFEVDFSSYSTTTTTTTTTTTDDDLACTWNDWGSPVVDWDSLSSERDEFQDLIESMMDDGTGIELARVDHETSNSVSIDTMVADEESNREDFKGLRLVHLLMAAAEALTGANKSRELARVILVRLKELVSPNDGTNMERLAAYFTEALQGLLEGSGGGHGKHFITNGPHYHRDEHHQTDVLAAFQLLQDMSPYVKFGHFTANQAILEAVAHDRRIHIVDYDIMEGIQWASLMQALVSRKDGPPAPHLRITALSRSGSGRRSIGTIQETGRRLVAFAASIGQPFSFHQYRLDSDETFRPSAVKLVRGEALVINCMLHLPHFSYRAPDSVASFLTGAKTLDPRLVTLVEEEVGPIGDGGFVGRFMDSLHHYSAVYDSLEAGFPMQGRARALVERVFLGPRIAGSLTRIYRTRGEEESCPWSEWLAAVGFKPVNISFANHCQAKLLLGLFNDGYSVEELANNRLVLGWKSRRLLSASIWTSPDSDF, from the coding sequence ATGGCCATGGCCATAGACAACGCCTTCGAGGTCGACTTTTCTAGCTACAGCACCACCAcaaccaccaccaccaccaccactaCAGACGATGACCTGGCCTGTACATGGAACGACTGGGGATCGCCAGTTGTTGATTGGGACTCGTTATCTAGCGAGCGTGATGAGTTTCAAGACCTCATTGAGTCCATGATGGATGATGGAACAGGGATAGAGCTAGCTAGAGTAGACCATGAAACGAGTAACTCCGTCTCAATTGATACGATGGTTGCTGATGAAGAATCGAACCGTGAGGATTTCAAAGGGTTGAGGTTGGTTCACCTGTTGATGGCCGCCGCCGAGGCACTAACGGGGGCTAACAAGAGCCGTGAACTGGCTCGGGTGATATTGGTTCGGCTCAAGGAGTTGGTGTCCCCCAATGACGGAACCAACATGGAAAGGTTGGCGGCCTATTTTACCGAGGCCTTGCAGGGTTTACTGGAAGGCTCCGGTGGTGGCCATGGGAAGCATTTCATAACCAATGGGCCTCACTATCACCGTGACGAGCATCATCAAACGGACGTGCTTGCAGCTTTTCAGCTGTTGCAAGACATGTCTCCTTATGTTAAATTTGGTCACTTCACGgccaatcaagcaatcctgGAAGCTGTGGCGCATGACAGGAGGATCCACATAGTGGACTATGACATCATGGAGGGGATCCAATGGGCGTCTTTGATGCAAGCCTTGGTGTCTAGGAAGGACGGACCGCCAGCCCCACATCTCAGGATCACGGCTTTATCAAGAAGCGGCAGCGGCCGGCGATCAATTGGGACCATTCAAGAGACTGGTCGACGATTAGTCGCTTTTGCAGCCTCCATCGGGCAGCCCTTTTCTTTCCATCAGTATAGGCTGGACTCTGATGAAACGTTCAGACCGTCAGCTGTGAAATTAGTTAGGGGAGAGGCCTTGGTGATCAATTGTATGTTGCACTTGCCTCACTTTAGCTATCGAGCACCTGATTCAGTCGCTTCTTTTTTAACTGGGGCCAAGACCTTGGATCCAAGGTTGGTGACCCTGGTGGAAGAAGAAGTCGGACCCATTGGAGATGGGGGGTTCGTGGGGCGGTTCATGGACTCATTGCACCACTACTCCGCCGTGTACGACTCTCTAGAAGCCGGGTTCCCTATGCAGGGCCGGGCTAGGGCCTTGGTTGAAAGAGTATTTCTTGGACCTCGAATAGCCGGATCATTGACAAGGATTTATCGAACCCGAGGAGAGGAAGAGAGTTGTCCTTGGTCAGAATGGTTAGCGGCGGTGGGATTCAAGCCTGTCAACATCAGCTTTGCCAATCATTGTCAAGCAAAGCTTCTGCTGGGCTTATTCAATGATGGTTACAGCGTCGAGGAGTTGGCCAACAACAGGCTTGTGTTAGGTTGGAAATCCAGGCGTTTGCTCTCGGCCTCTATTTGGACTTCTCCAGACTCTGATTTCTAA
- the LOC18592297 gene encoding uncharacterized protein LOC18592297, whose protein sequence is MRGVGGPLLTIGDLLSDVGDESGAAPDHLHHHDTTLPSPSSSIFDANDVPQSLDLTKLFQENYEKLNEALSGSDHSWTALTLKLCTALETANKLVQSTDTNIRLLSEKVAELEKIVKRGDSAITAARAISIALNQKGGSSVGSQEKEQSRSHQEHVKS, encoded by the exons ATGAGAGGAGTTGGAGGGCCTTTGCTTACCATAGGGGATCTGCTAAGCGACGTGGGGGATGAATCCGGTGCAGCTCCAGACCACCTCCACCACCATGATACCACTCTTCcatcaccatcatcatcaatttttGATGCCAATGATGTCCCTCAATCCTTGGACCTCACCAAACTCTTCCAG GAAAACTATGAGAAATTGAATGAGGCACTTTCTGGTTCGGACCACTCATGGACAGCTCTAACTTTAAAG CTATGCACTGCTCTGGAAACTGCAAACAAGTTGGTTCAGTCCACTGACACAAATATTAGATTGCTGTCAGAGAAGGTTGCAGAACTTGAGAAAATTGTCAAGAGGGGAGATTCTGCAATTACAGCCGCCAGAGCCATCTCAATCGCTCTAAACCAAAAAGGAGGATCATCTGTTGGTAGTCAGGAGAAAGAGCAATCTAGGTCTCATCAAGAGCATGTGAAGTCGTAG
- the LOC18592296 gene encoding uncharacterized protein LOC18592296, protein MAGQEVKQLEECSVSNALGTWVFSVAGALLAIPVGIKRKSLAPLVFFGTTGTMLDIIMGISACEREHAERQMKLLEAQNSAADDSSVSES, encoded by the exons ATGGCTGGCCAAGAGGTTAAGCAGCTTGAGGAATGCTCAGTTTCCAA TGCATTGGGCACATGGGTATTTTCAGTAGCAGGGGCTTTGCTAGCAATTCCAGTGGGGATAAAGAGGAAATCTTTAGCACCCCTTGTGTTCTTTGGCACAACTGGTACAATGCTTGATATCATTATGGGAATCAGTGCTTGTGAAAGGGAGCACGCGGAACGCCAAATGAAGCTATTAGAAGCCCAAAATTCTGCAGCTGATGATTCTTCGGTTTCAGAGTCTTAG